From Ramlibacter tataouinensis, the proteins below share one genomic window:
- a CDS encoding VacJ family lipoprotein — protein MKLFHPELARWLARALLILSLGLLATGCASLTGPNPRDPLEPVNRKVMQFNDDVDAAFLKPVATAYQKVVPSMVRTGVTNVFSNMNDAWYFVNSLLQFRLQDAEENFARFHINTFFGLGGIFDVASDLNIERHREDFGQTLGRWGVPAGPYVVLPFFGPSTVRDGLALWVDFQGDLVWVVPTSMANRNILFGVRYVDRRANLLRLGSLIDEAALDKYSFTREAYLQRRNAEVYDFKEQKPESDGAEPEVESEPSAPPATPAPEPAPAPAPAR, from the coding sequence ATGAAGCTTTTCCATCCTGAGCTCGCGCGATGGCTGGCCCGCGCGCTGCTGATCCTGTCACTCGGCTTGCTGGCCACCGGCTGCGCGAGCCTGACGGGGCCGAACCCGCGCGACCCGCTGGAACCCGTCAACCGCAAGGTGATGCAGTTCAACGACGACGTCGACGCCGCCTTCCTCAAGCCCGTGGCGACCGCCTACCAGAAGGTGGTGCCCTCGATGGTGCGAACCGGCGTCACCAACGTGTTCTCCAACATGAACGACGCCTGGTACTTCGTCAACAGCCTGCTGCAGTTCCGGCTGCAGGATGCGGAGGAGAACTTCGCCCGCTTCCACATCAACACCTTCTTCGGCCTGGGCGGCATCTTCGATGTGGCCAGCGACCTCAACATCGAGCGCCACCGCGAGGACTTCGGGCAGACGCTGGGGCGTTGGGGCGTGCCTGCGGGCCCCTACGTGGTGCTGCCTTTCTTCGGGCCCTCGACCGTGCGTGACGGCCTGGCCCTGTGGGTGGACTTCCAGGGCGACCTGGTGTGGGTGGTGCCCACCAGCATGGCCAATCGAAACATCCTCTTTGGGGTACGCTACGTGGACCGGCGGGCCAACCTGTTGCGCTTGGGTAGCCTGATTGATGAGGCGGCCCTGGACAAGTACAGCTTCACGCGCGAGGCCTACCTGCAGAGGCGCAATGCCGAGGTGTACGACTTCAAGGAGCAGAAGCCGGAATCCGATGGCGCTGAGCCGGAAGTGGAGTCCGAGCCGTCCGCCCCGCCGGCAACGCCCGCGCCTGAGCCGGCGCCGGCCCCGGCCCCGGCCCGATGA